TCCGGAACGGCCGCAACATTCTCGTCGAGAACTGCGACTTCATCTACGGCCCGAACGCGTCGCGCTCCCAGGGCGCTATCAAGTTCCACCGCGAGGGCGGTAGCGCGATGATCCGCGATTCGCGCATCCAGATGGACGCCGATTACCCCGCTATCAACGCCCGCACGCCCGCCATCGGCGGCGACACCTCGGTCGTCGTCGACAACGTCAGCGTCACCGGCGACGCGGACGGCGGCCGCGCCATCTCCATCCAGGACCGCGACGGCTCCGCGGTTCGCAACAGCTGTATCCACCAGACCGGGCAGGACCGCCACGGCGTCGTGTTCGAGAACTCGAGCAACTGCGCGGTCGAGAGCTCGAACATCAACGTCTCCGGTCGCGCCGTCGTGATGCGGAGCTCGGACGGGACGACGTCGAACATCACGAAGAACGACTCCTGTCCCGCCCCGACCCGGGACGGTGATACGGGAAACAGTAGCGACCGGTCCGAGATGCCGGTCCTCGACGTCGTCTCGGTCGACGGCGGACCGAAGTTCTCCTACGAGTTCACCGCCAGCGGCGACGTCGAGCGCGTTCTTTACGGCAACGGTCCCGTCTCCGAGTCGAACGACGAAGTGGTCGCGAACGACGACGGGACGGTCACCGTGTCCGGCGTGACCGGGAACGGCTACGGTGACGCGTACCGACTCGCGTCGACGGACGTCGTTCAGGAGTTCACGGCGAGCGTGAACGCGGAGAACTACGTCCTCCGACTCGACGGCACCGAGGTCACCGCGGACGAACTCGTCTCCGCGACTGACGGCTCGTCGGACGGATCCACGGACGGTTCGGGCGGTTCGACCGACGGTTCGACCGATGGTTCGTCGGACGGGTCCACGGACGGTTCGACCGACGACTCGAGTCAGTCGACCGAGCACTCCCTCCGTATCGTCGGCAAGGGTACGGCGACGAACTACGAGTTCACCGCCAGCGACGCCCTCGAAGGCGCCGACAGCTCCCTCGAGACGTGGGACGCCATCGACGGGACGACGGCGTCCGGCTGGGTCACTTCCTCCGGCCACGAGGACGCCTTCGCCGTCGTCGGCGAAGTGACCGAGTTCACCTTCCTGGAAGGCGACGCCGACGTCTACGTCGACGGCCAGCTCGTCGACGACCCCGTCGCCGCCACCGGGTCCACCGACTCCACGGACGGCTCGGGCGACTCTACCGACGACACCTCCGACTCGACGGCGCTCCCGAACTCGCTCGTGGTCGACGGGACCCAGTCGGGCACGCGGAGCACCTACCGGTTCAAGGTGACCGGCGACATCGAGAAGGACGCCGATCTCGGCAGCATCAACGACGGTGACGTCGTCGCCGACGGCCACGCGGAAGGGTTCGTCGCCGGCGGTAAGGACGGGTACCGGTTCTCCGGTCAGGTGACCGAACTGCACCTGGACGGGAACGCCCACATCGAGTTCAACAGCCAGTAGGCGGTCGTCGTCCGTTCGCTGCTCTCCTTTTCGTTCGGGAACGCCTGCCTGTAAGTGGTCTATTACAAAGCCTCGATGCTGACGTAGCCACTGGTGATGAACACCGATCGTCCCCGCCGTGCGCGTCCGTCTGAGAGTCTCCAGCTGCTCCGCCCGACTGTTTCGCGCTACGACCGGCGACCCTAGCGGATCACCGATGACGATCAAGGACCGACTTCTCCGGGGGTTAAAGGCGTCTCTGTTCGGGCAGCTAGCGTCGAAGGTCTCGAACGCGGTGCTGATGCTGCTGCTCACTCGGTACCTCCTCGAACCGAGCGAGTACGGCCTGCTCAACTTCGCGCTCTCGGTACTCGCGATCGGTCAACTGTTCGGGAGCCTCGGACTGTCGAAGTCCGCGGCGCGCTACGTCAACCAGTATCTGGCGGAAGACGAGTCGCAGATCCCCTTCATCCTGCGGCGGACGACGCTGTACATCCTCGTCATGCTGGTCGGTGTCGGCGCCGTCATCGGCCTCTTCCGCGAGCAGATCGCTCGGCTCGTCGGCGAACCCGCGATGGTGCCGTTCCTGCTCGTCGGCATCGGGTACGTCGCGTTCTACACGTACATGAACTACCTCCGACTCGTGTTTCAGGCGTTCAATCGCGTGCCCCTGTCCGCGGCGCTCACCAGTATCGAGGGGGTCGGCCGACTGGTGTTCGCCGCCGGGTTCGTCGTGCTCGGCTTCGGGGCTCTCGGTGCGTTCGTCGGCTACACGATGAGCTACCTCGTCGGGGTCGTCGTCGGAGTTCCGCTGCTGTACAAACTCTATGCGTCGTTCGATCCCTCCGACCGTCCCGAGCCCGGACTGTCGCGCCGGATACTGGAGTACAGCGTTCCGACGACGATCATCAAGGCCGGCGTCCGCCTCGACCGAAAGGTCGACGTCGTGTTGGTCGGGGCGTTGCTCACGAACGCGGCGGTCGGCTACTACACGCTCGCGACGCAACTCGTCAACTTCATCGCCATCCCCGCGGCATCGCTCGGGTTCACGATAACGCCGACGCTCGGGGAACAGAAGGCGGGCGACGACTCGGGGCGCGCGGGCGAGATCTACCAGACCTCCCTCGAGTACACGCTCCTGTTTTACGTGCCGGCGAGCGTCGGTCTCTTCCTCGTGGCGGAGCCGACGATCCGCCACGTCTTCGGGACGGACTACCTCGGAGCGGTCCCCGTGTTGCAGGTGCTGAGCGGCTTCGTCATCCTTCGCGCGATCAACCAGCTCACCAGCGACGCGCTCGACTACCTCGGCCTCGCCCGGATCCGCGCGTACGCGCTGGGCGGCATGGCCCTGCTCAACTTCGGGCTGAACCTCCACCTCATTCCCATCTACGGCGTCGTCGGCGCCGCTGCCGCGACGATGTTCACGTACACGCTGTACACCATCGTCAACGTCTACTACATCGACGACCAGCTGTCGCTCGACCTGCGCGACCTCGCGACCACCGTCGGCGTCATCTGCGGTATCTCCATGGCGCTCGGGGTCGCGGTCGTCCTCCTCCGGTCGTTCATCGTCGACCTCCCGACGCTGTTCGCCGTCGTCCTCGCCGGCGGACTCGTCTGGGCGCTTCTCACCACTGCTAGCGGACTAGTCGACGTTCGGACGCTGTACGGGGATATCGTCGGATCCTAAGGTATGTTACAACGGTGCGTAAGAAGGGAATAACAAGGTGTTTTGATAGTATAGTGGGCGATATGTCGATACGGCAGCGGACGCTGCACTTCACAACAAATCCGAGAAATCTAGTCGCTATCGTCGGTCTGTTAGGGCTGATCGGGCTGGGTCTGGCGTTCTTCCTGCCGAACGCGTACACGCTCACCATCCCACCCCTGCTCCTCGCGGGGGCGGTCGGCTCTCTGGCCGTTCGTAAGCACGAGTACGACGTCGAGTGGCCGGCGCTACCGAACGAGGCGGCCCTGTTCGGCTACCTCATGCTAATACTGGCGACGCTGGTCCTCTACCTGACCAGCGGATACGCCCGCACACTCCCGGTTCACGTTCTGACGCTCACGACGTACGCCGTGGTCGTCTTTCTCGTCTTCTATCTCGACAGCATGGCGCTCCCGCTCGCGATGCTGCTCTCGACGGGGATCGTTCACCGCGCGCTCATCTACTACTCGAGCGCCGCCCCGATCGGTCTCGACGGTCTCTTCCACCTCCGGATGGCGGAGGAGATCGCGGCGACCGGAAGCATGGCACCGCTCGTTGCCGCCGAGTCGAAGTACTGGTTCTCGCCCCTCTATCACGTCCAGACCGCTGCCGCATCGGGCGTCCTCGGGGTTACGCCGCGCGACGCCGCGTTCCTGACGACCGCGATATTCGCGGTCGCCGTCCCGACGCTCGTGACGTACGCCGTCATCGCACAGCTGTGGACGCCCCGGGTCGGTGTCCTCAGCGGGTTCGTGTACATCGTCGCCGACTCGGCGGTCGCCCAGTCGGTTCACCTGACGCCGACTACGCTCGGGATCGTCCTCTTCTCGCTGCTCCTGCTCTCCGCCGTGAAGTACCTCGAAACCGGCGGAACGGCCTATCTGGTTCTCTTCGTCCTCGGACTCGTCGGGCAGGTGCTCAACCACCAGTTGAGCATGTTCATCACCTTCTTCAGTATCGGGACGTTCCTCGTCGCCGCCACGACCTGGAGCGGCGAGTTCGACTCCCGCAGCGCGGTTCTGATCGGGCTCCTCTCGGTCAGTTCGGTCATCCAGTGGTTCGGCACGCGGATGGAGGGTCCGGGCGGCGAGACGACGTTCGCGGAGGTGATCGTGACCAATCTCTATCTCATGATCACTTCGGGGGGAGAGCGGGGCGCCGTGTTCCCCGAAACGGGCAATTTCACGCTCTCTGGTGCGAACTCGCTCACGCCGATACACATCATCGGGATAGCGATCCTGTTCGCGCTGGGCATCGTCGGCGCGGTCTACTGGCTCGACCGGACCGAGCTCTCGGACCCATCCCACCGCTTCGCGGTCGGGCTCGGCTCGCTCGTCGCCGCGATGTCGTTTATCGTCTTCGGTGGCCCGATCTTCGGGCTCGACCTCTTCCTGCCGACCCGGTGGGTCGGCTTCATGTACGTCGTGCTCGCGATGTTCGGCGGCCTCGGGGTGTACGTGATCGCCTCCGACCTCACGGTTCGCACCGGGCACCTGCTCACGGCCGGCGTGGTCGTGCTCCTGCTGTTGACGCCGTACTCCGCGTTCATGCTGTGGAACTATCCGGGGTCGCTCGACGGGCCCGTGTTCGACGACGCCAACGGCGCACAGCGCCTTTCGACGACGGACACGGAGCGGAACATGTACGTCTTCGCCGACCGGAACGCCGACGAGACGACGGTCATCGCCGACCGCGTCGCCAGACAGGTCATCGAGCGCTACTACGAACACCCCGCGGCCCCGTACATCACCGATTACGGATCGGAAGAGGAGGTACAGTACCAGGGCGACGTTCTGATCGCCGACAGGCAGTACAGTCACTCGAACCACGCATCCTACCAGATACGACACCAGGGGAGCACGGCGACGGTGTTCGGTCCGATGCCGATCGAGTGGGAGCGCCACTCGAAGGTGTACTCCAACGGCGACGACAACCTCCGGTACGTGCCGGGCGACCCCACTCTGGACGAGGACGACGAGTCGTAGCGACCGGGGCACTCAGAAACGGCGCGGTTTCGCCGGAGAGCGGTTACAGGTAACCGAGGTCTTCGAGCCGCTCGGTGACCTCTTCGTCGTCGCTCGGCTCGTCCTCGTCGACGCTCTCGTACTCGATGTCCGCGTACTCGGCAGTCTCGGGCGTCTCGCGGAGTAGTTCTCTCGGCACCGACCCCGTCATTCGGGACGGGACCGGAAGCCCCATCGACGCTATCGCCGCGGGCGCCACGTCCGTCAGCGACAGCGACTCGATGCTCGCGCTTTCGTCGAAGGCCGGCCCGGCGGCGAGGAACACCCCGTCGCGCTTGTGGTCGTAGTCGTCGACGGAGACGAACCGCTGGCCGTACAGTTTCGTCGACACCGAGTGGTCCATGTCGGCCGGGAGAAACAGCACGTCGTCGGCGCCCTCGGCGAACGGGCCGTCGTATATCTCCTCGCGGCGGACGACGAACTCGAACGCTGGGCGACCGTCGGGCGTCTTCAGCTCGCGGAGGACGTCGATTATCTCCGTGCGCACGCGCTCGTACTCGTCTTCGGGGACGACGCCGTTCGGCTCTCGCCCCTCGAGGTTGATCCGCACTCCGAGTCGGGACGACCCGCGGCAGTAGGCGCGGGAGGCCCGCCAGTCGACGTTCTGACTGGCGGCGTCGCGGACCGAATCGGGGAGGACGTCGAGGACGGCGTCGCCGAGGCCCAACCGCTCGACCGTCCGGTACAGTTCGCCCGGCGAGACGCCGGCCGCGTCGAGCGTCCGCCACAGGGTCGACAGCCCCCGATCGACGAGTGCCGGTGTCTCGTCGGCGGCGTCGTCCGCCTCTCCGGTGAGTTCGCCCTTCATCGTCGACAGCGACTGGTACTCGTGTTCGGTCGTCGCCTCGACGAAGCCGTGATCCCGCAGGACGTCGTTGACGTGGATCTGGTACCCCCGCTTCGGCCCGATCCCGTGGTCGGAGCAGACGACGACGTTGACGTCGTCGTCGACGGCGTCCAGGACGGCGCCGAGCAGGTCGTCGGCCGCCTCGTACACGCGCCTGA
This region of Halostella limicola genomic DNA includes:
- a CDS encoding flippase, yielding MTIKDRLLRGLKASLFGQLASKVSNAVLMLLLTRYLLEPSEYGLLNFALSVLAIGQLFGSLGLSKSAARYVNQYLAEDESQIPFILRRTTLYILVMLVGVGAVIGLFREQIARLVGEPAMVPFLLVGIGYVAFYTYMNYLRLVFQAFNRVPLSAALTSIEGVGRLVFAAGFVVLGFGALGAFVGYTMSYLVGVVVGVPLLYKLYASFDPSDRPEPGLSRRILEYSVPTTIIKAGVRLDRKVDVVLVGALLTNAAVGYYTLATQLVNFIAIPAASLGFTITPTLGEQKAGDDSGRAGEIYQTSLEYTLLFYVPASVGLFLVAEPTIRHVFGTDYLGAVPVLQVLSGFVILRAINQLTSDALDYLGLARIRAYALGGMALLNFGLNLHLIPIYGVVGAAAATMFTYTLYTIVNVYYIDDQLSLDLRDLATTVGVICGISMALGVAVVLLRSFIVDLPTLFAVVLAGGLVWALLTTASGLVDVRTLYGDIVGS
- a CDS encoding alkaline phosphatase family protein, whose protein sequence is MDGNGSRTLVLGFDALDLTYLDRFAESLPNFEALRSSGVEAPLESTFPPWTASAWPSMYTGVDPSHHGVYGFFDVDGYPLDADIISRNDVKAPAIWNYLDGRDRTSVVMNVPVTHPAEEIDGVVIPGYLANEEADGHPAGIRDELSDAIGEEYRVYSRAETADDHEEKLDGFVDLIRLRERAAVELLATRDWEFAFVQVQKTDTVFHSFDDDTAFRRVYEAADDLLGAVLDAVDDDVNVVVCSDHGIGPKRGYQIHVNDVLRDHGFVEATTEHEYQSLSTMKGELTGEADDAADETPALVDRGLSTLWRTLDAAGVSPGELYRTVERLGLGDAVLDVLPDSVRDAASQNVDWRASRAYCRGSSRLGVRINLEGREPNGVVPEDEYERVRTEIIDVLRELKTPDGRPAFEFVVRREEIYDGPFAEGADDVLFLPADMDHSVSTKLYGQRFVSVDDYDHKRDGVFLAAGPAFDESASIESLSLTDVAPAAIASMGLPVPSRMTGSVPRELLRETPETAEYADIEYESVDEDEPSDDEEVTERLEDLGYL